Within Myceligenerans xiligouense, the genomic segment ACCCGCGTCGGGCTGGCGAAGCTCGTCGCCGCCCTCGGCTCCGGGATCGCGTTCTTCGTGGTGGCGGTCGTCCTGGCCGCCGCCTTCCACCTGGCCGTGGTCACCTTCACGGACGCGACGACGGCGTGGGCGATCCCCACGGGCGCGCTGACGGGCGGTCTGCTCCTCACCGTCCTCTACATGGCACAGGGCGTCGCGTTCGGCGCCCTCATCCAGAACACGGCGGGCGCGATCGTGGCGTTCTTCGCCCTGCCGACGGCGTTCACGCTGGTGGGGTCCCTCGTCGGGGCCATGCGGGACGCGATGCCGTGGATCGACCTGACCACGGCGGCGGATCCCCTCCTGTTCGACGCCGGGGCGCTGACGGGCGAGCAGTGGGCCCAGGTGGCGACGTCGTCGACGATCTGGATCCTGGTTCCGCTCGTCCTGGGCCTGATCCGGGTCGCTCGCTCGGAGATCAAGTCGGCCTGAGCACCCGGCCCGTCGGCACGGCCGGCAGGCTCGACCACGAACGGCCGAGCCTGCCGGGCCGTGCACGACGGCGGCCGTGGTGCGGCGCGCCGCGCTGCCGGCCACACGCCCGCTACGGCTCCATGTCGTCGTGAAGCACCACGCGGGACAGCTCGTAGGCGCCGCCGGGGAGGCGCCAGTAGTGCATCCGGCGGGCCGACGGCGTGTTCACCTGCAGCGACACGCGCCAGCACGTGGCGCCGTCGTCCCGGACACGCTGGGGGTCGTCACCGCCGAGCCCTGAACGCAGCGGGTGCACCTGGAGCCCGTTCATCTCCGGGGCCCGCCCCGTCACCACGTGCACGACCGTCCGCAGCACCTTGTCCCGCGAGATCCCCTCGACGGTCTCCAGCGACTCGAGGAACCGCGACCCCAGCACGTACTCCTCCAGCGGCCAGCGCTCCTTCTCCCCCGCCGGGACGATCTGCACCCACGTCTGCGTGACCTCGAACCGGAACTGCTCGGCCGGGTCGGTGAAGTAGCGCTCCGTCGTGACCTCGACGTCCCGGCCGAGTTCCCGCCGGTACGCCGCCGACTTCGACTTCTCTGCCCGCAGCTGTGCTCGCGACCGTTCGAGCTGGTGGTCGCGGCGATCCACCTGGTCGCGCAGATCGGCCACGTACTGGCGCAGCTCGTCCAGCTCCACCTCGGCGCGGCGCTTCTCGACCTTGATGTCGATCAGGTCGTTCTCCAGCCGCTTGACCTGCGCCTTCTCTGCGTCGAGCGCGAGACTGAGGTCCCGGACGGCTCCCTTGCTCGCCACCGCCGACCCGCCGGGCCTCGGTGCGCGACCCTGCCGGCCGGCCTCCGGCGGGGCGGGCAGCGGGGCCGCGGCGTCTCCCGCGATCCGCGCGGCGATGTCCCCGGGCGTGGGCCGCCGCCGCGTCCCGCCGGAACCCGCGGCCTCGCCGGA encodes:
- a CDS encoding ABC transporter permease, which gives rise to MTAIPFTRLTLVEWRKQLDTRAGLWLLVSIALITAAVLAVMAFIGDGATSFEALYFGTSTPMALLLPIVGILAATSEWSQRTGLITFTLEPRRTRVGLAKLVAALGSGIAFFVVAVVLAAAFHLAVVTFTDATTAWAIPTGALTGGLLLTVLYMAQGVAFGALIQNTAGAIVAFFALPTAFTLVGSLVGAMRDAMPWIDLTTAADPLLFDAGALTGEQWAQVATSSTIWILVPLVLGLIRVARSEIKSA